The Paenibacillus macerans genome includes a window with the following:
- a CDS encoding DUF1648 domain-containing protein, which produces MQWMSALMLILMFVPLLASLAFMPYLTRETVSFGVSVSEEQYRSEPLRRMRKQYAVLSCAIYTALLLFCIAGMLSVEGNGQGGVFAIFVTVTIVVSILLNISFYFRMKKIRPTLPSVQAHKALLAVDTGFHRQKLTFSGRWFLIHVLIIAVSAAIMLMNYEAVPDPVAMKFDFAGNVVSSAAKSYRVVLFPSVMQAIMTLLFWFVNWSIQKSKQQIHAGNPEQSVRQNAAFRRRWSLFTILSSLALVFMFSFIQVNMLHPLDTNIVTLVSLIVPVFIVLFAMVLSVATGQGGSRLGRSAEASAAAPLNDDRYWKLGAFYFNPQDPSVFVEKRSGIGWTLNFANPVGWFVLAGIAAVIIGSSLFFKN; this is translated from the coding sequence TATGCCCTACTTAACGAGGGAAACGGTCAGCTTCGGGGTGTCCGTCAGCGAAGAGCAATATCGCAGCGAACCGTTGCGCCGGATGCGCAAGCAGTACGCCGTCCTCAGCTGCGCGATCTATACGGCCCTGCTTCTGTTTTGCATCGCCGGGATGCTAAGCGTGGAAGGAAACGGGCAAGGCGGAGTATTCGCCATATTTGTCACGGTTACGATCGTTGTTTCGATTTTGCTGAATATAAGCTTTTATTTCCGGATGAAAAAAATCCGTCCGACGCTTCCTTCCGTCCAGGCGCATAAAGCTCTGTTGGCGGTGGACACCGGATTTCACCGGCAAAAGCTGACTTTTTCCGGCAGATGGTTTCTGATTCATGTCCTGATCATAGCCGTAAGCGCCGCAATCATGCTCATGAACTACGAGGCCGTTCCCGATCCGGTCGCCATGAAGTTCGATTTCGCGGGCAATGTCGTCAGCAGCGCGGCCAAATCGTACCGCGTCGTCCTGTTTCCTAGCGTCATGCAGGCGATCATGACCCTGTTGTTCTGGTTCGTCAACTGGAGCATTCAAAAGAGCAAGCAGCAAATCCACGCCGGCAACCCCGAGCAATCGGTCCGGCAAAATGCGGCCTTTCGCCGCAGATGGTCGCTGTTTACGATTTTGTCGTCATTGGCGCTTGTATTCATGTTTTCGTTTATACAGGTTAATATGCTTCATCCGCTTGACACAAACATCGTCACGCTCGTCAGCCTGATTGTTCCGGTTTTTATCGTGTTGTTTGCGATGGTGCTGTCTGTTGCAACGGGCCAAGGCGGAAGCCGGCTGGGAAGATCGGCCGAAGCTTCGGCGGCCGCGCCGCTGAACGATGACCGCTATTGGAAGCTCGGAGCGTTTTATTTCAACCCGCAGGACCCTTCCGTTTTTGTGGAAAAACGATCCGGCATCGGCTGGACGCTCAACTTCGCAAACCCGGTCGGTTGGTTTGTGCTTGCCGGCATCGCCGCCGTGATTATCGGTTCCAGCCTGTTTTTCAAGAACTGA